One genomic region from Culicoidibacter larvae encodes:
- the deoC gene encoding deoxyribose-phosphate aldolase, translated as MNLNKYIDHTLLKQDATKAQILELCKEAREYDFMSVCINPYWIPVASEALTGSDVKVCTVIGFPLGANATATKAFETREAIAAGADEVDMVINVGALKDKDDATVEADIRAVVEAAAGTLVKVIIETCLLTDEEKVRACKLSVAAGADYVKTSTGFSTGGATVEDVRLMKETVGDAALVKASGGVRNLEDAQKMIDAGASRIGTSNGVMIVSGETATSGY; from the coding sequence ATGAATTTAAATAAATACATTGACCACACATTGTTAAAGCAAGATGCGACTAAAGCGCAAATATTAGAATTATGCAAAGAAGCACGTGAATATGATTTCATGTCAGTTTGTATTAATCCATACTGGATTCCAGTAGCAAGTGAAGCGTTAACTGGCAGTGATGTAAAAGTTTGTACTGTTATTGGCTTTCCTTTAGGAGCGAATGCAACGGCTACCAAAGCTTTTGAAACACGTGAAGCGATTGCAGCCGGAGCTGATGAAGTAGACATGGTAATCAATGTAGGTGCACTTAAAGATAAAGATGATGCAACTGTTGAAGCGGATATCCGTGCTGTTGTTGAAGCTGCTGCCGGGACTTTAGTTAAAGTTATTATTGAAACTTGTCTATTAACTGATGAAGAAAAAGTTCGTGCGTGCAAATTGAGTGTTGCAGCCGGAGCTGATTATGTAAAAACTTCTACTGGTTTCTCAACTGGTGGAGCAACAGTTGAAGACGTTCGTTTGATGAAAGAAACTGTTGGCGATGCTGCATTAGTAAAAGCATCTGGCGGGGTACGTAACCTCGAAGATGCGCAAAAAATGATTGATGCCGGAGCAAGCCGAATCGGTACTTCAAACGGTGTTATGATTGTCAGCGGAGAGACTGCTACCAGCGGTTACTAG
- a CDS encoding gamma-glutamyltransferase family protein translates to MKFDPYAYHYPSRRNVMYAKNGMVGSASPLASQAGLEILKKGGNAVDAIIATAAALTVVEPSGNGIGGDSFSIIWYKGEMYGLNASGFAPEAISAEQLRAKGQSEITKFGLDPVTVPGVPAGWAELSKKFGNLPLAEVLEPAARIAENGFPVAPNVARLWERYYKIYRAALPSNPVLQTWFDLFCPKGRPVQAGELWKSPGHAETLREIGATNAESFYRGRLADEIDAFSRANGGYLRKSDLARFAPEWVQPIAANYRGYDVWELPPNTHGLVVLLGLNILENFKLEHKEDIDTYHKQIEAMKLAFTDGLAHVADPDHMTVDIEELLSKEYAAKRAAEIGEQALQPMVGELENAGTVYLAAADGEGNMVSYIQSNYTGFGSGSVVPGTGISLHNRGCQFTLDEKHPNFIQPGKRPYHTIIPGFITKDNQAVGPFGVMGGPLQPQAHLQVVSSMIDFHLNPQDALDAPRWQWLRDKVVQVEPSMPFNVIDGLTRKGHIVEVANETIMFGRGQIIVRNEDGVLCGGTEPRSDGHLAVW, encoded by the coding sequence ATGAAATTTGATCCATATGCTTATCATTATCCTTCTCGTCGTAATGTCATGTATGCTAAAAATGGTATGGTTGGCAGCGCCAGTCCGCTTGCCAGTCAAGCTGGACTAGAGATATTAAAAAAGGGTGGCAATGCTGTTGATGCAATTATTGCTACCGCAGCCGCTTTAACCGTTGTTGAGCCTTCAGGAAACGGTATTGGCGGTGACTCATTCAGCATTATTTGGTATAAAGGCGAAATGTATGGGCTGAATGCCAGTGGTTTTGCACCGGAAGCTATTAGTGCTGAGCAGCTGCGTGCCAAAGGGCAAAGCGAAATAACTAAATTTGGTCTTGATCCGGTTACGGTACCGGGAGTTCCTGCTGGTTGGGCGGAGTTATCAAAGAAGTTTGGGAACTTGCCGCTTGCCGAGGTGCTTGAGCCGGCGGCACGGATCGCCGAGAACGGCTTTCCGGTAGCGCCGAATGTGGCGCGGCTTTGGGAGCGATATTATAAGATTTATCGCGCCGCATTGCCGTCAAACCCGGTTTTGCAAACCTGGTTTGACTTGTTCTGCCCGAAGGGGCGGCCGGTACAAGCTGGTGAGTTATGGAAGTCGCCAGGGCACGCAGAAACGTTGCGCGAGATTGGTGCGACTAATGCGGAGAGTTTTTATCGCGGTCGCTTGGCTGATGAGATTGATGCCTTTTCGCGCGCGAATGGTGGCTATCTGCGCAAGAGCGATTTAGCGCGATTTGCGCCGGAGTGGGTGCAGCCGATTGCGGCCAATTATCGCGGTTATGATGTATGGGAGTTACCACCAAACACCCATGGCTTGGTGGTACTGCTCGGACTTAATATTCTCGAAAATTTCAAACTTGAGCATAAGGAAGATATTGATACTTATCATAAGCAGATTGAGGCAATGAAGCTGGCATTTACTGATGGGTTGGCACATGTTGCTGATCCGGACCATATGACAGTTGATATTGAGGAGTTGCTTTCTAAAGAGTATGCTGCTAAACGGGCGGCGGAAATTGGTGAGCAAGCGCTGCAGCCAATGGTCGGTGAACTGGAAAATGCCGGCACTGTGTATCTTGCAGCCGCTGATGGCGAAGGCAACATGGTTTCATATATTCAGAGTAATTACACAGGTTTTGGTTCTGGCAGCGTCGTTCCCGGAACTGGAATTAGTTTACATAACCGTGGTTGCCAGTTCACATTGGATGAGAAGCATCCAAACTTTATTCAGCCAGGGAAGCGTCCATATCATACGATTATTCCTGGGTTTATTACTAAGGATAATCAAGCTGTTGGTCCGTTTGGTGTTATGGGAGGTCCATTGCAGCCGCAAGCACATTTACAGGTTGTCAGCAGTATGATTGATTTCCATTTAAATCCACAGGATGCTTTGGATGCACCACGTTGGCAGTGGTTGCGGGATAAAGTTGTACAGGTGGAGCCAAGTATGCCATTTAATGTAATAGATGGCTTGACCCGCAAGGGACATATTGTTGAGGTTGCCAATGAAACAATCATGTTTGGCCGCGGACAAATTATTGTTCGCAATGAAGATGGTGTTTTATGCGGTGGTACTGAGCCACGTAGCGATGGTCATTTGGCTGTTTGGTAG
- a CDS encoding DUF1637 domain-containing protein yields MANVKNTVGPLFENEFYTVIKKHVDEGQVIEKHDHPQYYGIVTLLTGSVLVDLDNEAPFPLSPGDVLEFDGELNIGFKGLEGGADFTVTLVSKNKKPL; encoded by the coding sequence ATGGCAAATGTAAAAAATACAGTTGGTCCACTTTTTGAAAATGAATTTTATACAGTTATTAAAAAACATGTTGATGAAGGACAAGTAATTGAGAAACATGATCACCCACAATATTATGGTATCGTGACCTTACTTACCGGTTCAGTATTGGTTGATTTAGACAACGAAGCACCCTTCCCATTAAGTCCAGGTGATGTGCTTGAATTTGATGGTGAACTCAATATCGGCTTCAAAGGACTTGAAGGCGGCGCCGACTTTACCGTAACACTTGTTTCAAAAAATAAAAAACCTTTATAG
- a CDS encoding UDP-N-acetylmuramoyl-L-alanyl-D-glutamate--2,6-diaminopimelate ligase, whose amino-acid sequence MLVKDIYPDWQGNSIEVTQVTYNSQAIIPGAIFVALRGENTDGHKYISDAVSRGAQVAIVEVVDESLDVPQIKVANTQAELAVLAAHFYQTLNSPMQFVGITGTDGKTSTASIIEYLLADQKSVGYIGTNGVRFADRVEPHTLTTPLAPELHRIFSDMQKAEVDVVAMEVSSHALALHRVDTIDFDVAVFTNLTHDHLDFHGTFENYMAAKQLLFRGLGADKTAIINIDDPYAKQFAAATKAKVVYYGVNPKADYWAEAIEFDQFGSKFQLHTPDEAYTVRTKLLATFNIYNIMAAIASGAALGLDIEKMIARIEMMPAVDGRMELINEGQPFAVVVDFAHASAALENVLKFARTITANKLYVVIGAAGARDTIKRPVMGNVAVTNADVAVFTTDDPYFEDPDDIIDDMVAGMIATNYVRIVDRAEAIAYALDQAGPGDCVVVAGRGNYDILPIKGVDVHFNDIDFSREFLQKKYK is encoded by the coding sequence ATGTTAGTAAAAGATATCTATCCTGATTGGCAAGGAAACTCGATTGAAGTCACTCAAGTGACTTATAATTCGCAAGCAATTATTCCCGGTGCCATCTTTGTTGCCTTGCGCGGTGAAAATACCGATGGTCATAAATACATTAGCGATGCGGTGTCGCGTGGGGCACAAGTAGCAATCGTTGAGGTTGTCGATGAATCACTTGATGTGCCACAGATAAAAGTAGCAAACACCCAAGCTGAACTTGCGGTATTGGCTGCGCATTTTTATCAAACGCTAAATAGCCCAATGCAATTTGTAGGCATCACCGGAACTGATGGCAAGACCTCAACAGCGAGTATCATTGAGTACTTGCTTGCCGACCAAAAATCGGTTGGTTATATCGGTACTAACGGTGTTCGTTTCGCTGACCGGGTTGAGCCTCATACATTAACAACGCCGCTTGCTCCGGAATTGCATCGCATCTTTAGCGATATGCAAAAAGCCGAGGTAGATGTTGTTGCTATGGAAGTTTCTTCGCATGCACTGGCACTGCATCGCGTAGACACTATTGATTTTGATGTCGCGGTATTTACTAACTTAACTCATGATCATCTTGATTTCCATGGCACTTTTGAAAACTATATGGCTGCCAAGCAATTGTTGTTCAGAGGACTTGGTGCCGACAAAACCGCAATTATCAATATTGACGACCCATATGCTAAACAGTTTGCCGCAGCTACTAAGGCTAAAGTCGTTTATTATGGCGTAAATCCCAAAGCTGATTATTGGGCTGAGGCAATTGAGTTTGATCAATTCGGGTCAAAATTTCAACTGCACACGCCCGATGAGGCGTATACAGTTCGCACCAAATTGCTAGCTACTTTTAATATTTATAACATCATGGCAGCGATTGCCAGCGGTGCTGCACTCGGACTTGATATTGAAAAAATGATTGCTCGGATTGAAATGATGCCGGCAGTTGATGGCCGCATGGAACTCATCAACGAAGGCCAACCGTTCGCGGTTGTCGTTGACTTCGCCCATGCCTCGGCAGCACTGGAAAATGTATTGAAGTTTGCCAGAACTATTACTGCCAATAAATTGTATGTAGTAATTGGTGCTGCCGGTGCGCGCGATACCATCAAGCGCCCGGTGATGGGCAATGTTGCCGTTACCAATGCTGATGTCGCGGTCTTTACTACCGATGATCCGTATTTTGAAGATCCGGATGATATTATTGATGACATGGTAGCTGGTATGATTGCGACCAACTATGTTCGTATTGTTGATCGCGCAGAGGCGATTGCCTATGCGCTGGACCAAGCCGGCCCCGGCGATTGCGTCGTAGTAGCCGGTCGTGGCAACTACGACATTTTACCGATAAAAGGTGTCGATGTGCATTTTAATGATATTGATTTCAGTCGTGAATTTTTACAGAAGAAATATAAATAA
- a CDS encoding YneF family protein gives MNVAVESIIFLVFGIIIGIVAGYFIARFILQRQLEKNPPLNEVVVTEMMKQMGRTPSAKQVQAVLRASQQSNASTKKKKDKKDKK, from the coding sequence ATGAATGTTGCAGTGGAAAGTATTATCTTCCTCGTCTTCGGAATTATAATCGGAATTGTAGCCGGATATTTCATCGCACGTTTTATCCTACAACGCCAATTAGAGAAAAATCCACCGCTTAATGAAGTGGTTGTTACCGAGATGATGAAACAAATGGGACGTACGCCATCGGCGAAACAAGTACAGGCAGTTTTACGTGCTTCACAACAAAGTAATGCGAGCACTAAAAAGAAAAAAGATAAAAAAGACAAAAAATAA
- a CDS encoding cell division protein FtsQ/DivIB has protein sequence MRQKQAKEKTLKQLVDNGDERIEVFEARKNAKKRKRKIRKRVFVVLILLVVGIVGFLISPLAGISTITVSGNQYLSAAQIRELAGITEGSNFYFNPGFIIANRVEGSPIVNHATVTQNFGNRVEIVVEEFKPLFWYSDKDGQKHIVITDQDGEKLLCTTDSTDASQENSESQNNAESQTTTNTESVPNKKDCLTEEEKTNRIVQDIVVENEFNTNGIPLATNLTEQQIVDLSQAMSFVPESTREMISEINGTPTELDPNLLTLYMNDRNIVELEINKVAKSLRNYKSIVDKMNGQRIKIKFLDKIALTSQI, from the coding sequence ATGAGACAAAAACAAGCCAAGGAGAAAACACTAAAGCAATTAGTGGATAATGGCGATGAACGAATTGAGGTTTTTGAAGCGCGTAAGAACGCGAAGAAACGCAAGCGCAAAATCCGCAAGCGTGTTTTTGTTGTGCTCATTTTACTCGTTGTTGGGATTGTTGGCTTTTTGATTTCACCACTGGCAGGCATCAGTACGATTACCGTGAGTGGCAATCAGTATTTGAGCGCCGCTCAAATCAGGGAACTTGCCGGTATTACCGAAGGCAGTAATTTCTATTTTAATCCGGGGTTTATTATTGCCAATCGAGTTGAGGGCAGTCCTATCGTTAATCATGCTACCGTCACACAAAATTTTGGTAACCGGGTTGAGATTGTTGTCGAGGAATTTAAGCCTTTATTCTGGTACAGTGACAAAGATGGTCAAAAACATATTGTTATTACTGACCAAGATGGTGAGAAATTACTATGTACAACTGATTCGACCGATGCAAGTCAGGAAAACAGCGAAAGCCAAAATAATGCAGAGAGTCAGACAACAACGAATACTGAATCAGTCCCTAACAAAAAAGATTGTTTGACTGAGGAAGAAAAAACCAATCGTATTGTTCAGGATATTGTTGTAGAGAATGAGTTTAACACGAATGGGATTCCATTGGCGACAAACTTAACTGAACAGCAAATTGTTGATTTATCACAGGCTATGTCGTTTGTACCGGAGTCAACTCGGGAAATGATTTCTGAAATCAATGGTACGCCAACTGAACTTGATCCTAATTTGTTGACTCTTTATATGAATGACCGCAACATTGTTGAACTTGAGATTAACAAAGTTGCCAAGAGTTTACGGAATTACAAATCAATTGTTGATAAAATGAACGGGCAGCGAATTAAGATTAAGTTTCTTGATAAAATTGCCCTGACTTCTCAGATATAA
- the murB gene encoding UDP-N-acetylmuramate dehydrogenase: protein MEQQVIEQLHKFGKIMENEAMSNYTKMRVGGVARIILVPESIEQLADALQYLQAQGIAHKMIGKGSNILVSDRNYDGVIILLQHTLEAIEIDEAKAQIVVESGFSLVKLSQIAARHNMAGLAFASGIPGSVGGAVFMNAGAHGSDTAAILTGVDYLDECGTLHHLDNEACQFSYRTSIFQQHREWTIVRAYYQLEHGDKAEILAQMQEWKGRRVKTQPYAKPSCGSVFRNPLPQHAGQLIESLGLKGTRIGGAEVSPMHANFIINTGSASADDIMDLINLVKKQVKDAYGVDLHTEVELFNWE, encoded by the coding sequence ATGGAACAGCAAGTCATAGAACAATTGCATAAGTTTGGCAAGATTATGGAAAATGAGGCGATGAGCAACTACACTAAAATGCGTGTAGGCGGTGTTGCCCGGATCATATTAGTGCCAGAGAGTATTGAGCAACTTGCAGATGCCTTACAGTATTTGCAGGCTCAGGGTATTGCCCATAAAATGATTGGCAAAGGTTCAAATATACTTGTTTCTGACCGAAACTATGATGGTGTTATCATTTTGTTACAGCATACGTTAGAAGCAATTGAAATTGATGAAGCGAAGGCGCAAATCGTAGTTGAAAGTGGTTTTTCACTGGTCAAGCTGTCACAAATAGCGGCACGTCATAATATGGCAGGGCTGGCATTTGCATCGGGAATTCCCGGCAGTGTTGGCGGTGCGGTATTTATGAATGCCGGCGCCCATGGCAGTGATACTGCAGCAATTTTGACTGGTGTTGATTATTTGGATGAATGTGGCACGCTCCATCATTTGGATAATGAAGCGTGTCAGTTCAGCTACCGAACATCAATATTTCAGCAACATCGCGAATGGACAATCGTTCGCGCTTATTACCAACTTGAACATGGAGATAAGGCTGAAATCTTAGCGCAGATGCAGGAATGGAAAGGGCGCCGGGTAAAAACTCAGCCATATGCAAAGCCTAGTTGCGGCAGTGTGTTCCGAAATCCATTACCGCAACATGCCGGTCAGTTGATTGAATCATTAGGGTTAAAGGGGACCCGTATTGGTGGTGCCGAAGTATCACCGATGCACGCTAATTTTATCATTAACACTGGTAGTGCCAGTGCTGATGATATTATGGATTTAATCAATCTGGTAAAAAAACAAGTCAAAGATGCTTATGGTGTCGACTTACATACAGAAGTAGAATTATTTAACTGGGAGTAA
- the murG gene encoding undecaprenyldiphospho-muramoylpentapeptide beta-N-acetylglucosaminyltransferase, producing the protein MRVIVSGGGSGGHIYPALALIEYIRRIEPDAEFLYVGMKTKMEGKIVEQAGIPFEHIAVKGLRGKFTFQNVQAVSLLGAGIVKARKIIKQFKPDLVIGTGGYVSAPVVFAASRMHIATAVFDADHSPGKANSFLAKYADRVFVSYPEAVEKFPHPHRVVVSGNPRGTSAAYYAQKHPKSAHHRKHITVLGGSLGAQRLNEAMIDLLKVAQTYIYDFTFVTGEQYYQEVFAALPEASHKAEILPYTDDTLGLINNSDLVVSRSGATTLAEIAALHTPAILIPSPNVTNGEQLANAKVFEAKGAAILLADEDLSADTLWQAISKVLDHNEQSIMMTSSMAEMAQPDAAEIIYQTMKKVVASKRK; encoded by the coding sequence ATGCGAGTAATAGTAAGTGGCGGCGGCAGCGGCGGACATATTTATCCGGCGCTGGCACTAATTGAATACATCCGCCGAATTGAACCGGATGCAGAATTTTTATATGTTGGCATGAAGACGAAAATGGAAGGCAAAATTGTAGAACAAGCTGGCATTCCATTTGAGCATATTGCAGTAAAAGGATTGCGCGGTAAGTTTACTTTTCAAAATGTGCAAGCAGTAAGTTTGCTTGGGGCAGGGATTGTGAAGGCCCGCAAAATCATTAAGCAGTTTAAACCTGATTTAGTTATTGGGACAGGTGGCTATGTGAGTGCACCGGTAGTTTTTGCTGCTAGTCGAATGCATATTGCCACAGCAGTTTTTGATGCTGATCACTCACCGGGAAAAGCAAATAGCTTTTTAGCGAAGTATGCTGACCGGGTTTTTGTTAGTTATCCGGAGGCAGTTGAAAAATTTCCGCATCCGCACCGAGTGGTTGTTAGTGGGAATCCACGTGGTACCAGTGCTGCTTATTATGCCCAAAAGCATCCTAAAAGTGCGCACCACAGAAAGCATATAACCGTGCTTGGTGGCAGTTTAGGCGCACAGCGGTTGAATGAGGCGATGATTGACTTATTGAAGGTTGCACAAACATATATATATGATTTTACTTTTGTAACCGGTGAGCAATATTATCAAGAAGTCTTTGCGGCCTTGCCCGAGGCAAGCCACAAAGCCGAAATTCTCCCTTATACAGATGACACGTTAGGACTGATTAATAATTCAGATTTAGTTGTCAGCAGAAGTGGTGCTACAACGCTTGCGGAAATAGCTGCTTTGCACACGCCAGCAATTTTAATTCCCAGCCCAAATGTTACCAATGGCGAGCAGTTAGCAAATGCTAAGGTATTTGAGGCTAAGGGCGCTGCAATTCTATTGGCAGATGAAGATTTATCTGCTGATACATTATGGCAGGCAATCAGTAAAGTATTAGATCACAATGAGCAATCGATTATGATGACAAGCAGTATGGCGGAAATGGCTCAGCCTGATGCTGCTGAAATTATATATCAAACAATGAAGAAGGTAGTTGCCTCGAAAAGGAAGTGA
- a CDS encoding GNAT family N-acetyltransferase, translating into MKAEVFKGYKHPFIDDAFYVRDEVFTKEQGYPKEIDIDEYDNDAIHAVLYTENNQPIGTARMIINEAGDAAKIGRVAIVKAERGKDYGLLVMQKLIDYAHANNIFVITLHAQTHAQGFYEKLDFEVIGEGFMEDGAAHIRMDHRHEK; encoded by the coding sequence ATGAAAGCAGAAGTATTTAAAGGTTACAAGCATCCATTTATTGATGACGCGTTTTATGTTCGCGATGAAGTGTTCACTAAAGAACAAGGATATCCCAAAGAAATTGATATTGATGAATACGATAATGACGCTATTCATGCTGTGCTTTACACTGAAAATAACCAACCTATTGGAACGGCTCGAATGATTATCAATGAAGCCGGTGATGCAGCCAAGATTGGTCGGGTTGCAATCGTAAAAGCTGAACGTGGTAAAGATTATGGTTTACTGGTTATGCAAAAGTTAATTGATTATGCTCATGCTAATAATATCTTTGTTATTACCTTACATGCACAAACTCATGCACAAGGCTTTTATGAAAAACTGGACTTCGAAGTAATCGGTGAAGGTTTTATGGAAGATGGTGCAGCACATATTCGTATGGACCATAGACACGAGAAATAA
- the murD gene encoding UDP-N-acetylmuramoyl-L-alanine--D-glutamate ligase, translating into MRVAEDFFDNKRVLVLGLAKSGYYVALLLQRLRAHVIVNEYKEIDAEDQYAKDLTERGIQIVSGGHPLSLLDGLDLIVKSPGIPYRNSLLVEAAKRNIPIVTEVEIPFLASDCEFIGITGTNGKTTTTVLLHQMLTAGGLDAHLAGNIGEVTSRVIEEVNSDALLVTELSSFQLMGMPSFHPHVSILLNLDEAHLDFHESIEEYHQAKCLIFKNQSADDFLVYNAEQAEIVHAAATANCQLVPFSTVENEPAGACIVDGVVYFKGEAIMPMEKIQLPGSHNLENILAAISVAKLYHVSNEKIVQVLSTFSGVAHRLEYVTTINKRLIYNNSKSTNIKSTQTALAAFEQPIVLIAGGLDRGIEFDDLRPYTENVKAIVAYGQTQSKFAQLAEKMKISCALADSLAEATVMAYGFSEPGDVILLSPACASWDQFRSFEERGDIFKQQVSCLAKELKEEC; encoded by the coding sequence ATGCGTGTTGCTGAAGATTTTTTTGATAATAAACGAGTACTGGTTTTAGGCTTGGCAAAAAGCGGCTATTATGTAGCGCTTCTTTTGCAACGGCTGCGGGCTCATGTTATCGTCAACGAATACAAAGAGATTGATGCTGAAGATCAGTACGCGAAAGACCTGACCGAACGTGGGATTCAGATTGTATCCGGCGGCCACCCGTTATCATTATTGGACGGTTTAGATTTAATTGTAAAAAGTCCGGGAATTCCTTATCGTAATTCCTTGCTCGTTGAAGCAGCAAAGCGTAACATTCCAATTGTAACCGAAGTTGAAATTCCATTTTTGGCAAGTGATTGCGAATTCATTGGAATTACCGGAACAAATGGAAAAACAACAACAACGGTACTCTTACATCAAATGTTGACTGCCGGTGGCCTTGATGCCCATTTAGCAGGGAATATTGGTGAAGTAACATCGCGAGTTATTGAAGAAGTGAATAGCGATGCATTATTAGTAACCGAACTTTCTTCATTCCAACTTATGGGAATGCCAAGTTTTCATCCTCATGTTTCAATACTATTGAATCTTGATGAAGCTCATTTGGATTTTCATGAGTCGATTGAGGAGTATCATCAGGCCAAGTGCTTAATTTTTAAAAACCAAAGTGCTGATGACTTTCTTGTTTACAATGCTGAACAAGCAGAAATTGTTCATGCTGCGGCAACTGCCAATTGCCAGCTTGTTCCATTTTCAACTGTGGAAAATGAGCCGGCAGGTGCGTGTATTGTTGATGGTGTTGTCTACTTCAAAGGCGAAGCAATTATGCCTATGGAAAAAATTCAGTTACCAGGCAGCCATAATCTGGAAAATATTCTGGCGGCAATCAGCGTTGCGAAACTCTATCATGTCAGTAATGAAAAGATTGTTCAGGTACTTTCAACCTTTAGCGGCGTTGCTCATCGGTTAGAATATGTGACGACAATAAATAAACGATTAATTTATAATAATTCTAAATCAACAAATATTAAATCGACACAAACAGCGTTAGCAGCATTTGAACAACCAATCGTGTTAATTGCCGGTGGTTTAGATCGTGGCATCGAATTTGATGACTTGCGTCCATATACTGAAAACGTAAAAGCTATTGTCGCCTATGGACAAACCCAAAGCAAATTTGCTCAATTAGCTGAAAAGATGAAAATAAGCTGTGCTCTTGCAGACTCATTGGCGGAAGCAACGGTTATGGCTTACGGCTTTTCTGAGCCGGGTGATGTTATTTTGCTATCACCAGCATGTGCCAGTTGGGATCAGTTTCGCTCATTTGAAGAACGTGGTGATATATTCAAACAACAAGTTTCTTGTCTTGCAAAAGAACTAAAAGAGGAGTGTTAG